From Paenibacillus sp. GP183, one genomic window encodes:
- a CDS encoding anti-sigma factor domain-containing protein — MNKGIVMEINESNIIVMTSSGRFDKLPRADRSCEVGEEIVYADAVAPRRKVPPLAIVSGLVAAAVLCLVLITGLQAKTANGQVVAYVSIDINPSIEIGIDSQEIVRDLRGVNADGIALIANLTFKGKNLEDVTAAILDKAEQGALAKGEGDIVISSTIVQDKTTLNDEAIADKLRIQVAKHIESAHPTQVKNYEVTAFAAPIEIRNEAKVSGVTAGKYAVYLNALNNGTQITIDEIQNKSIHQLAKGNGGMNNLIDSAKPITKTVLKELLDEEKSGKLTEKAQVNDKNNNNNKGNNNNKNNDNSSKNNQDNKTNQDNKTNQNSKPNPTSNKNSSWSDFLLNHGNINSNNDTKNGITNNDNSKNDNSKNDNNKNDNNKNSNRIIDPNGNTNKSTDNSGNTNKNNDNNGNTNKNNDPNKDNNKSDGNKNGDNQKGGSSSDNPGASLKPSPTKTPSPKPKPKDGNNSNSDGTNKDQQADKKQGDSNRGDNKGSGN; from the coding sequence ATGAATAAGGGAATCGTAATGGAAATTAACGAATCCAACATCATAGTGATGACGTCAAGCGGACGTTTTGATAAGCTGCCTAGAGCGGACCGATCTTGTGAGGTCGGTGAAGAAATTGTCTATGCTGATGCAGTGGCACCGCGGCGTAAGGTTCCTCCATTAGCTATAGTTTCAGGCTTGGTTGCTGCCGCTGTGCTTTGCTTAGTTCTGATTACAGGACTTCAAGCGAAAACAGCTAATGGTCAAGTTGTCGCTTACGTCTCCATTGATATAAATCCCAGCATTGAAATCGGGATCGACAGCCAAGAGATTGTACGTGATCTGCGTGGAGTAAATGCAGATGGCATCGCATTGATTGCCAATCTGACGTTTAAAGGCAAGAATCTTGAAGATGTGACGGCGGCCATTCTTGATAAAGCCGAGCAGGGCGCCCTTGCCAAAGGGGAAGGCGATATCGTGATCAGCAGCACCATCGTACAGGACAAAACAACACTGAATGATGAGGCAATCGCCGATAAACTCAGAATTCAAGTCGCTAAACATATTGAATCGGCCCATCCCACGCAAGTAAAAAATTACGAAGTAACCGCTTTTGCTGCACCCATAGAGATTAGGAATGAAGCGAAGGTAAGCGGGGTTACTGCCGGTAAATATGCCGTTTATCTAAACGCGCTGAACAATGGAACTCAAATAACGATTGATGAAATCCAAAATAAATCCATTCATCAATTGGCTAAAGGTAACGGCGGAATGAATAATCTGATTGATTCGGCAAAGCCAATTACCAAAACAGTTCTTAAAGAGCTTCTGGATGAAGAAAAGAGTGGAAAGCTCACAGAAAAGGCTCAAGTTAATGACAAAAACAACAACAATAATAAAGGCAACAATAATAATAAAAATAATGACAATAGCAGCAAGAACAATCAAGACAACAAAACCAATCAAGACAACAAAACCAATCAAAATAGTAAGCCGAACCCAACGAGCAATAAGAATTCCTCTTGGAGCGACTTCCTATTGAATCACGGCAATATTAATTCGAACAACGATACAAAGAATGGCATTACCAATAATGATAATAGTAAGAATGATAATAGTAAGAATGATAATAACAAGAATGACAATAACAAGAATAGCAACAGGATCATTGATCCTAATGGCAATACCAACAAGAGTACCGATAATAGCGGCAATACTAACAAGAATAACGACAACAATGGCAATACCAACAAGAACAATGACCCTAATAAGGATAACAACAAGAGCGATGGTAACAAAAATGGAGATAACCAGAAGGGGGGCTCCTCATCGGATAATCCGGGGGCCTCTCTTAAACCGTCACCTACAAAAACGCCTTCTCCCAAACCTAAACCAAAGGATGGGAACAACTCGAATTCGGACGGAACTAATAAAGACCAACAAGCTGATAAGAAGCAAGGGGACAGTAATCGAG
- a CDS encoding glycosyltransferase family 4 protein — MIIGESPEKTPAKLRILMLAWEYPPHMIGGLARAVCDLSRHLTAKGHQVHVITGQSAVSPLFETMEGVHIHRAQGLHSLERLDFIDWVFQMNLAFVDAIHNLTAQGVDFDLVHAHDWLVYYAARACKKTYKLPLIATIHATEFGRNQGLLETELQKRINRLEGKLVLEADQIIVCSHAMVKEVSQLFSLPSDQIARIPNGVEPYLESGLDSDLVSPFLLEIINPLKDELLVCYLGRLVYEKGVHILIEAIGLVAAQIPQVKLLIAGIGPAQEWLEELASSHAEHVQFLGFLADIDKHYLLKQSVLFVAPSLYEPFGISLLEAMASGTPVIVSEVGGLTEIVKHEVNGCIVPPNDARALAFQIMELLQAPEYGIQLGETARANVAIDFNLSHIADATVKCYLTLMA, encoded by the coding sequence ATGATCATAGGCGAATCTCCTGAAAAAACTCCGGCTAAACTTCGCATCCTCATGCTGGCATGGGAATATCCACCGCACATGATAGGCGGACTGGCTCGCGCTGTATGCGATCTTTCGAGACATCTGACTGCAAAGGGACATCAAGTTCATGTCATTACCGGCCAATCCGCGGTTTCCCCGCTGTTTGAAACCATGGAAGGTGTTCATATTCATCGGGCTCAGGGACTCCACTCGTTGGAACGCCTGGATTTCATCGATTGGGTTTTTCAAATGAACTTGGCTTTCGTCGATGCGATACATAATCTTACCGCACAAGGAGTCGATTTTGATCTCGTTCATGCTCATGACTGGCTGGTTTATTATGCTGCAAGGGCTTGTAAGAAAACTTACAAGCTTCCGCTAATAGCCACCATACATGCAACTGAGTTCGGTCGCAACCAAGGACTGCTCGAAACCGAGCTCCAGAAACGGATTAACAGGTTGGAAGGCAAGCTGGTGCTGGAAGCGGATCAAATTATAGTTTGCAGTCATGCCATGGTCAAAGAGGTCAGTCAATTGTTTTCCCTGCCGTCTGACCAAATAGCGCGAATTCCCAACGGCGTCGAGCCTTATCTTGAAAGCGGACTGGACAGCGACCTTGTCAGTCCATTTTTGCTGGAAATCATCAACCCGCTGAAAGACGAACTATTGGTCTGTTATTTGGGCAGGCTTGTATATGAAAAAGGTGTGCATATTCTAATTGAAGCAATAGGCTTGGTTGCGGCCCAAATTCCTCAGGTAAAACTCCTTATTGCAGGAATAGGACCTGCACAGGAATGGTTGGAGGAGTTAGCTTCTTCGCATGCTGAGCATGTCCAATTTCTCGGATTTTTAGCTGATATAGACAAGCATTATCTCCTGAAGCAATCAGTGCTATTTGTTGCTCCGAGCTTGTATGAGCCATTTGGCATCTCCCTTCTGGAAGCTATGGCAAGCGGCACCCCTGTCATTGTGTCAGAAGTCGGAGGTTTAACGGAAATCGTTAAGCATGAGGTGAATGGCTGTATAGTCCCTCCCAATGACGCGAGGGCTTTGGCTTTTCAGATCATGGAATTACTGCAAGCCCCTGAATACGGAATCCAGCTCGGTGAAACCGCAAGGGCAAATGTCGCAATTGACTTTAACTTGTCACACATTGCTGATGCAACCGTAAAATGTTATCTAACCCTGATGGCATAA
- a CDS encoding glycoside hydrolase family 15 protein produces the protein MPRHLVIGNGKFLINLDQHSYMRDLYYPYVGQLNHIGGYHCRVGVWVDGAFAWLNAPEWQVHLSYVKDSLVTEVTATHPGLGITLLMNDAVHQREDIYLKRVQITNLKNTVREVRMFFNQDLLINETEVGDTAAYYPATNTVFHYKKDRYFMFNGSTGNEGIFQYSTGVKRFYNAEGTWRDAEDGHLMGNAIAQGSVDSTISFKLFVPPDANQTMYYWMSAGKTLEEVKKLDTYVKDSHPGKLLDRVKVYWQRWSNKVERDYCDLSPEVIRLYKQSLLIVRTQTDDNGAIIAANDSDIMQSNRDHYSYMWPRDGALIAYSMSMAGYQGMITPFFKFCANVLSSEGYLHHKYNPDGTVGSSWHPYIHAGKVQLPIQEDETALVLFALWEDFQKHGSLEFVQSLYRTLVRSAARFMSTYIDQDLNLPKPSYDLWEERYGIFTFTASAVYGGLIAASNFSNLFGDEERSSRYRHTAERIKAGILDQLWDENEGRFVRGLYMEDGKWVKDMTLESSVYGIFEFGVLPADDERVVKTMLANKAGLTVKTDVGGSARYHHDYYFQRSSDIDNIPGNPWIICTLWIAEWEIEYAKSLAELESPRKTLEWVVEHSLESGILPEQLDPFNGDPVSVAPLTWSHATYVLSVVKYLKKYKQLSGS, from the coding sequence TTGCCTAGACATTTAGTTATCGGAAATGGGAAATTTCTAATAAACCTCGATCAACATTCTTATATGCGCGATCTTTATTATCCCTATGTGGGTCAGCTTAATCATATCGGCGGCTATCATTGCCGGGTCGGTGTGTGGGTTGACGGAGCGTTCGCTTGGCTCAATGCCCCGGAATGGCAAGTTCACCTTTCCTATGTTAAGGACTCACTTGTTACTGAAGTGACAGCTACCCATCCAGGACTGGGTATTACCCTGCTGATGAATGATGCTGTCCATCAACGCGAAGATATTTATCTCAAAAGAGTTCAAATCACAAACCTCAAAAACACAGTGCGGGAAGTCCGCATGTTCTTTAATCAGGATCTGCTGATCAATGAAACCGAGGTGGGCGATACCGCGGCATATTATCCGGCGACCAATACGGTTTTTCACTATAAAAAAGACCGCTACTTCATGTTTAATGGCAGCACCGGCAATGAGGGCATTTTTCAGTATTCGACCGGGGTCAAAAGATTTTACAATGCGGAGGGTACATGGCGCGATGCGGAAGACGGCCATCTGATGGGCAATGCGATTGCTCAAGGCTCCGTTGACAGCACCATCAGCTTCAAGCTGTTTGTACCGCCGGACGCAAACCAAACGATGTATTACTGGATGTCAGCCGGCAAAACACTCGAGGAAGTCAAGAAGCTCGATACCTATGTAAAAGACAGCCATCCCGGCAAGCTGCTCGATCGCGTCAAGGTCTATTGGCAGCGTTGGTCCAACAAGGTAGAACGCGATTATTGCGACCTAAGCCCTGAGGTTATACGTTTGTACAAGCAGAGTCTGCTGATTGTACGCACACAAACGGACGACAACGGCGCAATTATTGCCGCCAATGACTCCGATATCATGCAAAGCAACCGCGACCACTATAGCTACATGTGGCCCAGAGACGGCGCTTTGATTGCCTATTCCATGTCAATGGCAGGCTATCAAGGGATGATCACTCCCTTCTTTAAATTTTGCGCGAATGTCCTCTCCTCCGAAGGATATTTGCATCACAAATACAACCCTGACGGAACCGTCGGCTCGAGCTGGCATCCTTACATTCATGCCGGAAAGGTCCAGCTTCCCATTCAAGAGGATGAGACGGCCCTTGTGCTCTTTGCCTTGTGGGAGGATTTCCAGAAGCATGGCAGTCTGGAATTCGTTCAATCCCTGTATCGCACACTGGTACGCAGCGCAGCACGTTTCATGTCCACTTACATCGATCAGGACTTGAATCTTCCCAAACCTAGCTATGATCTTTGGGAAGAGCGTTACGGTATTTTCACCTTTACCGCTTCTGCAGTTTATGGAGGGTTGATTGCTGCCTCTAACTTCAGCAACCTGTTCGGCGATGAAGAACGCAGCAGCCGCTATAGGCATACGGCAGAAAGAATCAAGGCAGGCATCCTCGATCAACTTTGGGATGAAAATGAAGGCAGATTCGTGCGCGGCCTATATATGGAGGACGGAAAATGGGTCAAGGATATGACACTGGAGAGCTCGGTGTATGGAATTTTTGAATTCGGCGTCCTGCCCGCTGATGATGAACGTGTCGTGAAGACGATGCTGGCCAACAAAGCCGGCCTTACCGTCAAGACCGACGTAGGCGGCTCCGCCCGTTATCACCATGATTATTATTTCCAGCGCTCCTCGGACATCGATAATATTCCCGGCAATCCTTGGATCATCTGTACACTCTGGATCGCCGAGTGGGAAATCGAGTACGCCAAATCGTTGGCTGAGCTCGAGTCCCCGCGCAAGACGTTGGAATGGGTCGTTGAGCATTCACTCGAGAGTGGTATCCTGCCGGAGCAGCTTGATCCATTTAATGGCGACCCTGTATCGGTGGCGCCTCTAACCTGGTCGCACGCGACCTATGTGCTTTCCGTTGTGAAATACCTGAAGAAGTACAAACAGTTATCCGGTTCTTAA
- the sigI gene encoding RNA polymerase sigma factor SigI: MDTPSVPEEMVQHIQDGDLRLRNQFIADYQPFVAKVTSRFCKRYIDPARDDEFSIALAAFNEAINQFSAPMGKSFLGFAETVIRRRLIDYLRKEQRFRGQIPYSSFDQEDEENNIINPIEIHQAIEHFEKQKGLEERRSEIAEFSRSLAEFEISFVELTEHSPKHDDSRQMLFHIGKQFSQDADLMSTLLVKKQLPIKELLERVEVSRKTLERNRKFLIAIALIYQGPYPYLRDYLQIRED, from the coding sequence ATGGATACCCCCTCTGTTCCTGAAGAGATGGTGCAGCACATTCAAGATGGTGATTTGCGGCTTCGCAATCAATTTATTGCTGATTACCAACCGTTTGTAGCCAAAGTGACAAGCCGGTTTTGTAAAAGATATATAGATCCTGCTAGAGATGATGAATTCAGCATTGCTCTTGCTGCCTTTAATGAAGCTATCAATCAATTCTCCGCTCCTATGGGCAAATCTTTTCTGGGCTTCGCTGAAACCGTAATTCGCCGCAGATTGATCGATTATTTGCGCAAGGAGCAGCGCTTTCGCGGACAAATACCTTACAGCTCGTTTGATCAGGAAGATGAAGAAAATAATATCATCAACCCGATTGAAATTCATCAGGCCATTGAGCATTTTGAAAAACAAAAAGGTCTTGAGGAAAGACGAAGTGAGATCGCCGAGTTCAGCCGCTCTTTGGCAGAGTTCGAAATTTCGTTTGTCGAGCTGACGGAGCACTCTCCCAAACACGATGATTCTAGGCAGATGTTGTTTCACATCGGGAAGCAGTTTTCCCAGGATGCTGATCTTATGAGTACCTTGCTCGTTAAAAAACAGCTACCCATCAAAGAACTGCTCGAACGTGTAGAGGTATCCAGAAAAACATTAGAGCGCAACCGCAAATTTTTGATTGCCATCGCTTTAATTTATCAAGGACCTTATCCCTATTTGCGAGATTACTTACAGATCAGGGAAGATTGA
- a CDS encoding DUF4912 domain-containing protein: MNHNPSSNVNILKNKLNLQLREPNALFAVWQLSPAKIDLIHEHYGTDWQYLRPFLRLYDITGLSFDGGQAHELRQLSVKGLSSCWIQNLKLGRTYLADLGIWNREDRFLPLIRSNRITIPSVMGMDEDLISQEGFCSTSIFPNGRLLPPDYIDFSAYTVYSPIYRSKKQQNPSKED; encoded by the coding sequence ATTAACCATAATCCTTCCTCCAACGTTAACATCCTTAAGAATAAGCTGAATCTGCAGCTCCGGGAACCAAATGCACTTTTTGCAGTTTGGCAGTTATCTCCGGCGAAGATCGATTTAATCCATGAGCATTATGGCACGGACTGGCAGTATTTGCGTCCTTTTTTGCGGCTTTACGATATCACGGGATTGTCCTTTGATGGCGGCCAGGCTCATGAACTGAGGCAATTATCTGTGAAGGGTCTTTCCTCCTGTTGGATTCAGAACTTGAAGCTTGGGCGTACGTATTTGGCCGATCTGGGTATTTGGAATCGAGAGGATCGTTTTTTACCGCTGATCCGGTCCAATCGGATAACAATTCCCTCTGTCATGGGTATGGACGAAGACCTAATTTCTCAAGAAGGTTTCTGCAGCACATCTATTTTTCCAAATGGACGATTACTTCCACCTGATTATATTGATTTTAGCGCATATACCGTATATTCACCTATATATCGCTCCAAGAAACAGCAGAATCCAAGCAAAGAGGACTAA